One region of Oryza sativa Japonica Group chromosome 5, ASM3414082v1 genomic DNA includes:
- the LOC107277717 gene encoding autonomous transposable element EN-1 mosaic protein isoform X3 has translation MDITLQEMNSIHRKRLARQQQGRNISTRSNASATNAKNRVPEMINGGGSSNSGANSSQRLCAGNSSNTDNASQATNISGSGMSSVPPNKRGRKKGSRTALKVPPRGRKIALKPRGDEQFEYVTYPLLKSDPKYGTHMGIILKREYPGIIEEKDENGLIISSRLATSWFDYYEKKDDSGVTNADKVKQEFWNAFCVSEADKVEADRVLENYAAKSVRQMMYQLRVDSVKVYHDKIGEQIDDALARPKELEVDEYKDGPVDWCRDNGFSYLADYWCTEEFKAKRKRGQQARLNSEDVAQNRGGSRPFTETQQYMGVKFGPEKATTLNTFSAMKTGFKNIDNDGNIGPIPSQKAQKRVVLGLNIQMIGNKET, from the exons ATGGATATAACATTGCAGGAAATGAACAGCATTCATCGGAAGCGGCTTGCAAGACAGCAACAAGGCAGGAACATCTCCACAAGGAGCAATGCTAGTGCTACTAATGCAAAAAACAGAGTCCCAGAAATGATCAATGGAGGTGGCAGTAGTAACTCCGGTGCTAACTCCTCCCAGAGACTTTGTGCTGGTAATAGTAGCAATACTGATAATGCCTCCCAAGCCACCAATATTTCTGGAAGTGGCATGAGCAGTGTGCCACCAAATaaaagagggaggaagaagggctCAAGAACTGCACTAAAAGTACCTCCGCGGGGTCGAAAGATCGCGCTGAAACCTCGGGGTGATGA GCAATTTGAGTACGTAACATACCCTCTATTGAAATCAGACCCCAAATATGGTACACATATGGGAATTATTCTTAAACGAGAATACCCTGGCATTATTGAAGAGAAGGATGAGAATGGTTTAATCATCAGCAGCCGTCTAGCAACCTCATGGTTTGATTACTATGAAAAGAAAGACGACTCAGGAGTCACAAATGCAGATAAGGTGAAGCAAGAATTTTGG AATGCATTCTGTGTCAGTGAGGCGGACAAGGTAGAGGCTGACCGTGTTTTGGAAAATTATGCAGCGAAATCAGTGAGGCAAATGATGTATCAGCTTCGTGTCGATTCTGTCAAGGTGTACCATGATAAAATTGGGGAGCAAATTGATGATGCATTAGCACGCCCAAAGGAACTTGAAGTTGATGAATATAAGGATGGCCCCGTTGATTGGTGCAGAGACAATGGATTTTCATACCTTGCAGATTATTGGTGTACTGAAGAGTTCAAggcaaaaagaaagagaggcCAACAAGCACGCCTTAATTCTGAGGATGTTGCCCAAAACCGAGGAGGTTCCCGGCCATTCACAGAGACACAACAATATATG GGAGTAAAATTTGGACCTGAGAAAGCTACAACACTAAACACTTTTAGTGCAATGAAGACTGGCtttaaaaatatagataatGATGGAAATATTGGACCAATCCCAAGCCAGAAAGCACAAAAGCGTGTG GTCTTAGGGCTAAATATCCAGATGATTGGCAACAAAGAGACCTAG
- the LOC107277717 gene encoding autonomous transposable element EN-1 mosaic protein isoform X1 translates to MDITLQEMNSIHRKRLARQQQGRNISTRSNASATNAKNRVPEMINGGGSSNSGANSSQRLCAGNSSNTDNASQATNISGSGMSSVPPNKRGRKKGSRTALKVPPRGRKIALKPRGDEQFEYVTYPLLKSDPKYGTHMGIILKREYPGIIEEKDENGLIISSRLATSWFDYYEKKDDSGVTNADKVKQEFWNAFCVSEADKVEADRVLENYAAKSVRQMMYQLRVDSVKVYHDKIGEQIDDALARPKELEVDEYKDGPVDWCRDNGFSYLADYWCTEEFKAKRKRGQQARLNSEDVAQNRGGSRPFTETQQYMGVKFGPEKATTLNTFSAMKTGFKNIDNDGNIGPIPSQKAQKRVTDYLTGLRAKYPDDWQQRDLDENVLYSTNGGLPHGRVQIANGAVRKANILAVAKSTNVRPVNSIAFQNMAQQTQNMARQNEQLLRENQYMRKK, encoded by the exons ATGGATATAACATTGCAGGAAATGAACAGCATTCATCGGAAGCGGCTTGCAAGACAGCAACAAGGCAGGAACATCTCCACAAGGAGCAATGCTAGTGCTACTAATGCAAAAAACAGAGTCCCAGAAATGATCAATGGAGGTGGCAGTAGTAACTCCGGTGCTAACTCCTCCCAGAGACTTTGTGCTGGTAATAGTAGCAATACTGATAATGCCTCCCAAGCCACCAATATTTCTGGAAGTGGCATGAGCAGTGTGCCACCAAATaaaagagggaggaagaagggctCAAGAACTGCACTAAAAGTACCTCCGCGGGGTCGAAAGATCGCGCTGAAACCTCGGGGTGATGA GCAATTTGAGTACGTAACATACCCTCTATTGAAATCAGACCCCAAATATGGTACACATATGGGAATTATTCTTAAACGAGAATACCCTGGCATTATTGAAGAGAAGGATGAGAATGGTTTAATCATCAGCAGCCGTCTAGCAACCTCATGGTTTGATTACTATGAAAAGAAAGACGACTCAGGAGTCACAAATGCAGATAAGGTGAAGCAAGAATTTTGG AATGCATTCTGTGTCAGTGAGGCGGACAAGGTAGAGGCTGACCGTGTTTTGGAAAATTATGCAGCGAAATCAGTGAGGCAAATGATGTATCAGCTTCGTGTCGATTCTGTCAAGGTGTACCATGATAAAATTGGGGAGCAAATTGATGATGCATTAGCACGCCCAAAGGAACTTGAAGTTGATGAATATAAGGATGGCCCCGTTGATTGGTGCAGAGACAATGGATTTTCATACCTTGCAGATTATTGGTGTACTGAAGAGTTCAAggcaaaaagaaagagaggcCAACAAGCACGCCTTAATTCTGAGGATGTTGCCCAAAACCGAGGAGGTTCCCGGCCATTCACAGAGACACAACAATATATG GGAGTAAAATTTGGACCTGAGAAAGCTACAACACTAAACACTTTTAGTGCAATGAAGACTGGCtttaaaaatatagataatGATGGAAATATTGGACCAATCCCAAGCCAGAAAGCACAAAAGCGTGTG ACTGATTATTTAACAGGTCTTAGGGCTAAATATCCAGATGATTGGCAACAAAGAGACCTAGATGAGAATGTATTGTACAGCACCAATGGTGGCTTGCCACATGGTCGCGTACAGATAGCGAATGGAGCTGTTAGGAAGGCTAATATTTTGGCTGTGGCCAAATCAACAAATGTTCGACCTGTCAATTCAATTGCTTTCCAAAATATGGCTCAACAAACTCAAAATATGGCTCGACAAAATGAACAACTACTCCGGGAGAATCAATACATGCGCAAAAAATAG
- the LOC107277717 gene encoding autonomous transposable element EN-1 mosaic protein isoform X2, whose product MNSIHRKRLARQQQGRNISTRSNASATNAKNRVPEMINGGGSSNSGANSSQRLCAGNSSNTDNASQATNISGSGMSSVPPNKRGRKKGSRTALKVPPRGRKIALKPRGDEQFEYVTYPLLKSDPKYGTHMGIILKREYPGIIEEKDENGLIISSRLATSWFDYYEKKDDSGVTNADKVKQEFWNAFCVSEADKVEADRVLENYAAKSVRQMMYQLRVDSVKVYHDKIGEQIDDALARPKELEVDEYKDGPVDWCRDNGFSYLADYWCTEEFKAKRKRGQQARLNSEDVAQNRGGSRPFTETQQYMGVKFGPEKATTLNTFSAMKTGFKNIDNDGNIGPIPSQKAQKRVTDYLTGLRAKYPDDWQQRDLDENVLYSTNGGLPHGRVQIANGAVRKANILAVAKSTNVRPVNSIAFQNMAQQTQNMARQNEQLLRENQYMRKK is encoded by the exons ATGAACAGCATTCATCGGAAGCGGCTTGCAAGACAGCAACAAGGCAGGAACATCTCCACAAGGAGCAATGCTAGTGCTACTAATGCAAAAAACAGAGTCCCAGAAATGATCAATGGAGGTGGCAGTAGTAACTCCGGTGCTAACTCCTCCCAGAGACTTTGTGCTGGTAATAGTAGCAATACTGATAATGCCTCCCAAGCCACCAATATTTCTGGAAGTGGCATGAGCAGTGTGCCACCAAATaaaagagggaggaagaagggctCAAGAACTGCACTAAAAGTACCTCCGCGGGGTCGAAAGATCGCGCTGAAACCTCGGGGTGATGA GCAATTTGAGTACGTAACATACCCTCTATTGAAATCAGACCCCAAATATGGTACACATATGGGAATTATTCTTAAACGAGAATACCCTGGCATTATTGAAGAGAAGGATGAGAATGGTTTAATCATCAGCAGCCGTCTAGCAACCTCATGGTTTGATTACTATGAAAAGAAAGACGACTCAGGAGTCACAAATGCAGATAAGGTGAAGCAAGAATTTTGG AATGCATTCTGTGTCAGTGAGGCGGACAAGGTAGAGGCTGACCGTGTTTTGGAAAATTATGCAGCGAAATCAGTGAGGCAAATGATGTATCAGCTTCGTGTCGATTCTGTCAAGGTGTACCATGATAAAATTGGGGAGCAAATTGATGATGCATTAGCACGCCCAAAGGAACTTGAAGTTGATGAATATAAGGATGGCCCCGTTGATTGGTGCAGAGACAATGGATTTTCATACCTTGCAGATTATTGGTGTACTGAAGAGTTCAAggcaaaaagaaagagaggcCAACAAGCACGCCTTAATTCTGAGGATGTTGCCCAAAACCGAGGAGGTTCCCGGCCATTCACAGAGACACAACAATATATG GGAGTAAAATTTGGACCTGAGAAAGCTACAACACTAAACACTTTTAGTGCAATGAAGACTGGCtttaaaaatatagataatGATGGAAATATTGGACCAATCCCAAGCCAGAAAGCACAAAAGCGTGTG ACTGATTATTTAACAGGTCTTAGGGCTAAATATCCAGATGATTGGCAACAAAGAGACCTAGATGAGAATGTATTGTACAGCACCAATGGTGGCTTGCCACATGGTCGCGTACAGATAGCGAATGGAGCTGTTAGGAAGGCTAATATTTTGGCTGTGGCCAAATCAACAAATGTTCGACCTGTCAATTCAATTGCTTTCCAAAATATGGCTCAACAAACTCAAAATATGGCTCGACAAAATGAACAACTACTCCGGGAGAATCAATACATGCGCAAAAAATAG
- the LOC107277717 gene encoding autonomous transposable element EN-1 mosaic protein isoform X4 — protein sequence MNSIHRKRLARQQQGRNISTRSNASATNAKNRVPEMINGGGSSNSGANSSQRLCAGNSSNTDNASQATNISGSGMSSVPPNKRGRKKGSRTALKVPPRGRKIALKPRGDEQFEYVTYPLLKSDPKYGTHMGIILKREYPGIIEEKDENGLIISSRLATSWFDYYEKKDDSGVTNADKVKQEFWNAFCVSEADKVEADRVLENYAAKSVRQMMYQLRVDSVKVYHDKIGEQIDDALARPKELEVDEYKDGPVDWCRDNGFSYLADYWCTEEFKAKRKRGQQARLNSEDVAQNRGGSRPFTETQQYMGVKFGPEKATTLNTFSAMKTGFKNIDNDGNIGPIPSQKAQKRVVLGLNIQMIGNKET from the exons ATGAACAGCATTCATCGGAAGCGGCTTGCAAGACAGCAACAAGGCAGGAACATCTCCACAAGGAGCAATGCTAGTGCTACTAATGCAAAAAACAGAGTCCCAGAAATGATCAATGGAGGTGGCAGTAGTAACTCCGGTGCTAACTCCTCCCAGAGACTTTGTGCTGGTAATAGTAGCAATACTGATAATGCCTCCCAAGCCACCAATATTTCTGGAAGTGGCATGAGCAGTGTGCCACCAAATaaaagagggaggaagaagggctCAAGAACTGCACTAAAAGTACCTCCGCGGGGTCGAAAGATCGCGCTGAAACCTCGGGGTGATGA GCAATTTGAGTACGTAACATACCCTCTATTGAAATCAGACCCCAAATATGGTACACATATGGGAATTATTCTTAAACGAGAATACCCTGGCATTATTGAAGAGAAGGATGAGAATGGTTTAATCATCAGCAGCCGTCTAGCAACCTCATGGTTTGATTACTATGAAAAGAAAGACGACTCAGGAGTCACAAATGCAGATAAGGTGAAGCAAGAATTTTGG AATGCATTCTGTGTCAGTGAGGCGGACAAGGTAGAGGCTGACCGTGTTTTGGAAAATTATGCAGCGAAATCAGTGAGGCAAATGATGTATCAGCTTCGTGTCGATTCTGTCAAGGTGTACCATGATAAAATTGGGGAGCAAATTGATGATGCATTAGCACGCCCAAAGGAACTTGAAGTTGATGAATATAAGGATGGCCCCGTTGATTGGTGCAGAGACAATGGATTTTCATACCTTGCAGATTATTGGTGTACTGAAGAGTTCAAggcaaaaagaaagagaggcCAACAAGCACGCCTTAATTCTGAGGATGTTGCCCAAAACCGAGGAGGTTCCCGGCCATTCACAGAGACACAACAATATATG GGAGTAAAATTTGGACCTGAGAAAGCTACAACACTAAACACTTTTAGTGCAATGAAGACTGGCtttaaaaatatagataatGATGGAAATATTGGACCAATCCCAAGCCAGAAAGCACAAAAGCGTGTG GTCTTAGGGCTAAATATCCAGATGATTGGCAACAAAGAGACCTAG
- the LOC4338911 gene encoding soluble inorganic pyrophosphatase isoform X2, with amino-acid sequence MSSENGENGHGAADEVVEPYQQTPRPGPKLNERILSSLSRRSVAAHPWHDLEIGPDAPAVFNVVVEITKGSKVKYELDKKTGLIKVDRILYSSVVYPHNYGFIPRTLCEDNDPMDVLVLMQEPVLPGSFLRARAIGLMPMIDQGEKDDKIIAVCADDPEYRHFNNLSELSPHRLQEIRRFFEDYKKNENKEVAVNDFLPAPTAREAIQYSMDLYAQYILQSLKR; translated from the exons ATGAGCAGCGAGAATGGAGAGAACGGacacggcgccgccgacgaggtggTGGAGCCGTATCAGCAGACGCCGCGGCCCGGGCCGAAGCTGAACGAGAGGATCCTCTCGTCGCTGTCGCGGAGGTCCGTCGCCGCGCACCCGTGGCACGACCTCGAGATCGGCCCTGATGCTCCCGCCGTGTTCAACGTC GTCGTGGAGATCACCAAGGGGAGCAAGGTGAAGTACGAGCTGGACAAGAAGACGGGGCTCATCAAG GTTGATCGGATTCTATACTCGTCCGTGGTCTACCCTCACAACTACGGTTTCATTCCGAGAACGCTTTGCGAGGACAACGACCCCATGGATGTCCTTGTCCTCATGCAG GAACCAGTTCTTCCTGGTTCATTCCTCCGAGCCAGGGCCATTGGTCTCATGCCTATGATTGACCAG GGAGAGAAGGATGACAAGATCATAGCTGTCTGCGCCGATGATCCTGAGTACCGCCATTTCAATAATCTCAGcgagctttctcctcatcgcCTTCAGGAAATCCGGCGCTTCTTTGAAGACT ACAAGAAGAATGAGAACAAGGAGGTTGCTGTCAATGACTTCTTGCCTGCTCCGACAGCTCGTGAAGCAATCCAGTACTCTAT GGATCTGTACGCACAGTACATTCTGCAGAGCTTGAAGCGGTAG
- the LOC4338911 gene encoding soluble inorganic pyrophosphatase isoform X1 — MSSENGENGHGAADEVVEPYQQTPRPGPKLNERILSSLSRRSVAAHPWHDLEIGPDAPAVFNVLCCDVSRGGFLAQVVEITKGSKVKYELDKKTGLIKVDRILYSSVVYPHNYGFIPRTLCEDNDPMDVLVLMQEPVLPGSFLRARAIGLMPMIDQGEKDDKIIAVCADDPEYRHFNNLSELSPHRLQEIRRFFEDYKKNENKEVAVNDFLPAPTAREAIQYSMDLYAQYILQSLKR; from the exons ATGAGCAGCGAGAATGGAGAGAACGGacacggcgccgccgacgaggtggTGGAGCCGTATCAGCAGACGCCGCGGCCCGGGCCGAAGCTGAACGAGAGGATCCTCTCGTCGCTGTCGCGGAGGTCCGTCGCCGCGCACCCGTGGCACGACCTCGAGATCGGCCCTGATGCTCCCGCCGTGTTCAACGTC CTTTGTTGCGATGTGTCCCGTGGTGGATTTTTGGCACAGGTCGTGGAGATCACCAAGGGGAGCAAGGTGAAGTACGAGCTGGACAAGAAGACGGGGCTCATCAAG GTTGATCGGATTCTATACTCGTCCGTGGTCTACCCTCACAACTACGGTTTCATTCCGAGAACGCTTTGCGAGGACAACGACCCCATGGATGTCCTTGTCCTCATGCAG GAACCAGTTCTTCCTGGTTCATTCCTCCGAGCCAGGGCCATTGGTCTCATGCCTATGATTGACCAG GGAGAGAAGGATGACAAGATCATAGCTGTCTGCGCCGATGATCCTGAGTACCGCCATTTCAATAATCTCAGcgagctttctcctcatcgcCTTCAGGAAATCCGGCGCTTCTTTGAAGACT ACAAGAAGAATGAGAACAAGGAGGTTGCTGTCAATGACTTCTTGCCTGCTCCGACAGCTCGTGAAGCAATCCAGTACTCTAT GGATCTGTACGCACAGTACATTCTGCAGAGCTTGAAGCGGTAG
- the LOC4338912 gene encoding fructose-1,6-bisphosphatase, cytosolic: MDHAAEAQRTDLMTITRHVLNEQGRHPESRGDFTILLSHIVLGCKFVASAVNKAGLAKLIGLAGDTNVQGEEQKKLDVLSNEVFVKALVSSGRTCVLVSEENEEAIIVDAPLRGKYCVCFDPLDGSSNIDCGVSIGTIFGIYMIKDKDNVTLDDVLQPGTDMLAAGYCMYGSSCTLVLSTGNGVNGFTLDPSLGEFILTHPNIKIPNRGKIYSVNEGNAKNWDAPTAKFVEKCKFPQDGSPSKSLRYIGSMVADVHRTLLYGGIFLYPADQKSPNGKLRVLYEVFPMSFLMEQAGGQAFTGKQRALELVPRKIHDRSPIFLGSYDDVEDIKALYASESIIG, translated from the exons atggATCACGCGGCGGAGGCGCAGAGGACGGACCTGATGACGATCACGCGGCACGTGCTGAACGAGCAGGGCCGGCACCCGGAGTCGCGGGGGGACTTCACCATCCTACTCTCCCACATCGTCCTCGGCTGCAAGttcgtcgcctccgccgtcaaCAAGGCCGGCCTCGCCAAGCTCatcggcctcgccggcgacacCAACGTCCAG GGTGAGGAGCAGAAGAAGCTTGACGTGCTCTCCAACGAAGTCTTCGTCAAGGCGCTCGTCAGCAGCGGCCGCACG TGTGTTCTTGTGTCTGAAGAGAACGAGGAGGCCATTATCGTCGACGCTCCCCTCCGCGGAAA GTATTGCGTTTGTTTTGATCCACTGGATGGCTCCTCAAATATCGATTGTGGTGTCTCCATCGGGACG ATCTTTGGGATTTACATGATTAAAGACAAGGACAACGTGACTTTGGACGATGTACTGCAACCTGGAACAGACATGCTTGCTGCTGGCTACTGCATGTACGGGAGTTCATGCACG CTTGTGTTGAGCACTGGAAATGGAGTAAACGGTTTCACCCTTGATCCTTCCCTTGGGGAGTTCATTCTGACTCATCCAAACATCAAG ATACCAAATAGAGGAAAGATCTATTCAGTGAACGAAGGGAATGCGAAAAATTGGGATGCTCCTACAGCGAA GTTTGTGGAGAAATGTAAATTTCCCCAGGATGGTTCGCCTTCTAAATCCTTGAGATACATCGGAAG TATGGTTGCTGATGTCCACCGTACTTTGCTATATGGAGGCATATTTTTGTACCCTGCGGATCAGAAGAGCCCAAACGGAAAACTTCG TGTTCTGTACGAAGTGTTCCCAATGTCATTCTTGATGGAGCAAGCTGGAGGACAAGCTTTCACAGGCAAACAACGG GCCCTTGAACTTGTTCCCAGAAAGATTCATGATAGATCTCCAATATTCCTGGGGAGCTATGATGACGTGGAGGATATCAAAGCATTGTACGCTTCAGAGTCTATCATCGGTTGA
- the LOC4338913 gene encoding histone H3.2: protein MARTKQTARKSTGGKAPRKQLATKAARKSAPATGGVKKPHRFRPGTVALREIRKYQKSTELLIRKLPFQRLVREIAQDFKTDLRFQSSAVAALQEAAEAYLVGLFEDTNLCAIHAKRVTIMPKDIQLARRIRGERA from the coding sequence ATGGCCCGCACGAAGCAGACGGCGAGGAAGTCCACCGGCGGCAAGGCGCCGAGGAAGCAGCTggcgacgaaggcggcgcgcAAGTCGGccccggcgaccggcggcgtgaAGAAGCCCCACCGCTTCAGGCCGGGAACCGTCGCGCTCCGGGAGATCCGCAAGTACCAGAAGAGCACGGAGCTGCTCATCCGCAAGCTGCCGTTCCAGCGGCTGGTGCGGGAGATCGCGCAGGACTTCAAGACCGACCTCCGCTTCCagagctccgccgtcgccgcgctgcAGGAGGCCGCCGAGGCCTACCTCGTCGGGCTCTTCGAGGACACCAACCTCTGCGCCATCCACGCCAAGCGCGTCACCATCATGCCCAAGGACATCCAGctcgcccgccgcatccgtgGCGAGAGGGCGTAG